Proteins from a genomic interval of Rubinisphaera italica:
- a CDS encoding ATP-grasp domain-containing protein encodes MRILILGQVDGGLNGELVLAARSRGHRCEVVSIPSVRSTLGSSGVKLLAKSDSGLEIDLREFDVCLMRGMPPGSLEQIVYRMDLLWTLEQTGMPIINPPKAMECAIDKFLTLSRCQQAGLSIPESSCSETVEEALTAFQELGGDVIAKPIFGAEGRGMLRLTDFETARRVFYTWQQIGAVLFQQRFIDAEMSDIRVMVLDGKAIGAIRRTGTNDFRANCAQQGTAQRHVFTQEESELAVAACRATGVIFGGVDLIRDTEGQLYLLEVNACPGWKHFQAVTEINIPQRLMSWLEDQIS; translated from the coding sequence ATGCGGATCCTCATTCTTGGTCAGGTCGATGGGGGATTGAATGGCGAGCTTGTGCTGGCTGCTCGGTCACGTGGACATCGATGTGAAGTTGTTTCGATTCCCTCGGTTCGCAGTACGCTCGGTTCTTCGGGTGTGAAACTGCTGGCGAAGTCAGACTCTGGACTTGAAATTGATCTTCGAGAGTTTGATGTCTGTCTGATGCGGGGGATGCCGCCTGGCTCATTGGAGCAGATCGTCTACCGGATGGATTTGCTTTGGACGCTCGAGCAAACAGGAATGCCAATCATCAATCCCCCGAAAGCGATGGAATGTGCAATTGATAAATTCCTCACGCTTTCCCGATGTCAGCAGGCTGGGTTATCGATTCCGGAAAGCAGTTGCAGTGAAACGGTCGAAGAGGCTCTGACTGCTTTTCAGGAATTGGGAGGGGATGTTATTGCCAAGCCGATTTTCGGAGCTGAAGGCCGGGGCATGTTACGACTCACCGATTTCGAAACCGCCCGGCGTGTCTTTTATACCTGGCAACAGATCGGAGCGGTACTGTTTCAACAGCGATTCATCGATGCAGAAATGTCCGATATTCGTGTGATGGTCCTCGATGGAAAAGCAATCGGAGCAATTCGACGGACCGGAACCAATGACTTCCGCGCAAACTGTGCTCAGCAGGGAACCGCACAACGACACGTATTCACTCAGGAGGAAAGTGAGTTGGCAGTAGCCGCTTGCCGAGCGACTGGCGTCATCTTTGGCGGTGTCGATCTAATTCGCGACACTGAGGGGCAACTCTATCTTCTTGAAGTGAACGCCTGCCCTGGCTGGAAACATTTTCAAGCCGTGACAGAGATAAATATTCCACAAAGACTTATGAGTTGGCTGGAAGATCAAATATCATAG
- a CDS encoding sulfotransferase family protein, whose amino-acid sequence MAEHVASHAPKAARNSQRGLVIWHGMRMGDFAKLIRVGAELHWTQLHRILPTLFMTVHNSVWAPIEKMRFRKQIEQTEVQPPVFVLGHWRSGTTYLHNLMTLDDRFTYPNLYECIFAHHFLTTEKTMAGLTNFIVPKKRPMDNMQTGWKLPQEDEMALLLTTTYSPYRNLAFQGHRERYEDYFDFKNADPKEREEWKQALMTFAKKLTIRNNKPIVFKSPGHTYRIEILRELFPDAKFVYIHRHPYDVIRSTIYLRGVMFQTNALGRLNLERNEELIYEAYEQCIRTYEQDKQQIPEGHLTEIKYEDLEQNPIEHMRKVYEDLSLPAFDHVQPEIEKYVAGQKEYKKNEFATDPVLAEVINTRMKFALEKYGYDPVT is encoded by the coding sequence ATGGCTGAACACGTTGCTTCCCACGCTCCCAAAGCTGCTCGTAATTCGCAACGGGGACTCGTTATCTGGCACGGCATGCGAATGGGAGATTTCGCGAAACTGATCCGAGTCGGAGCGGAACTGCACTGGACACAACTCCATCGCATCCTGCCAACCCTGTTTATGACGGTCCACAATTCGGTCTGGGCTCCCATCGAAAAAATGCGGTTTCGCAAACAGATTGAGCAGACCGAAGTTCAGCCTCCCGTCTTTGTCCTCGGCCACTGGCGTTCCGGCACCACCTACCTACACAACCTGATGACCCTCGACGATCGATTCACCTACCCGAATCTCTACGAGTGCATCTTCGCCCATCATTTTCTCACCACAGAGAAAACGATGGCGGGCCTGACGAATTTCATCGTCCCGAAAAAACGGCCGATGGACAATATGCAGACCGGCTGGAAGCTGCCGCAGGAAGACGAAATGGCCCTGCTGCTCACCACCACATATTCCCCCTATCGCAACCTGGCTTTTCAGGGACACCGCGAACGCTACGAAGACTACTTCGATTTCAAAAACGCGGATCCCAAAGAGCGGGAAGAGTGGAAGCAGGCGTTAATGACGTTCGCCAAAAAGCTGACCATCCGCAACAACAAGCCGATCGTTTTCAAATCTCCCGGACACACGTACCGCATCGAAATTCTGCGGGAGTTGTTTCCGGATGCCAAGTTCGTCTACATCCACCGACATCCCTACGATGTCATTCGCTCAACGATCTATCTGCGGGGCGTGATGTTCCAGACCAACGCCCTCGGCCGGTTGAATCTCGAACGGAACGAAGAACTGATCTACGAAGCCTACGAGCAGTGCATCCGCACGTACGAGCAGGACAAACAGCAAATCCCCGAAGGCCACCTGACCGAAATCAAATACGAAGATCTCGAACAGAACCCGATCGAGCACATGCGAAAAGTCTACGAAGACCTGAGCCTGCCGGCTTTCGATCACGTCCAACCGGAAATTGAGAAGTATGTCGCCGGACAGAAAGAATACAAAAAGAACGAATTCGCCACCGATCCTGTGCTGGCTGAGGTCATCAACACGCGCATGAAATTTGCGTTGGAGAAGTATGGGTATGATCCAGTGACGTGA
- a CDS encoding SGNH/GDSL hydrolase family protein: protein MFPLSLIAKAPIMKHILAGLALVVGALSGVVSAETPVLEKGDRLAIIGDSITEQKLYSKFIETYLLACYPELEIQTFQFGWGGERAPGFAARMENDLVPWTPDVVTTCYGMNDGSYREYTEQIGKTYEEGMRRIIDRMQKAGATIVVGSPGVVDSFTWQRGNPEFDQVYNDNLKHLGQIANELAKESKSPHADVFGEMMKSMKAAKAELGEEYPVAGGDGVHPGANGHLLMAYAFLKALGLDGKIGTITVDLSADKVEATTGHKVLNNSDGKIELESNRYPFCFYGGYIDPNGTSSILPYTQFDEEMNRFILKVTGLETPRAEVTFGESTKIYTWEELKSGINLATDFQDNPFVEPFKQVMNEVARKQAFETQMIKGIVTNFRQMPGELADDPEVQNALNTIRRKMTEIDDAAYQKAKSAVKPVQYTITVRPLSFN from the coding sequence ATGTTTCCTCTCTCCTTGATTGCCAAAGCCCCAATTATGAAACATATTCTTGCTGGATTGGCCCTTGTTGTTGGAGCTCTTTCTGGAGTTGTTTCTGCAGAAACTCCTGTGCTGGAGAAAGGCGATCGACTGGCGATCATCGGCGATTCGATTACCGAACAGAAACTCTACAGCAAGTTTATCGAAACGTATCTGCTGGCCTGTTATCCCGAACTGGAGATTCAGACCTTTCAGTTTGGCTGGGGTGGAGAACGGGCTCCCGGCTTTGCGGCTCGAATGGAGAACGATCTCGTCCCGTGGACCCCTGATGTGGTCACCACCTGCTACGGCATGAACGATGGTTCGTATCGCGAATACACTGAGCAGATCGGCAAAACCTATGAAGAAGGAATGCGTCGGATTATTGACCGGATGCAAAAAGCCGGAGCGACAATTGTGGTTGGCTCTCCCGGCGTTGTTGATAGTTTCACGTGGCAACGAGGCAATCCCGAATTTGATCAAGTCTATAACGACAATCTCAAACACCTCGGCCAAATTGCTAATGAACTTGCCAAAGAAAGTAAGTCACCTCATGCCGACGTGTTTGGTGAGATGATGAAATCGATGAAAGCGGCCAAAGCTGAATTGGGAGAAGAGTATCCGGTTGCTGGTGGTGATGGAGTCCATCCCGGAGCAAACGGTCATTTACTGATGGCCTACGCGTTCTTGAAAGCACTCGGATTGGACGGAAAAATCGGGACGATCACTGTCGATTTGTCAGCCGACAAAGTTGAGGCGACAACTGGTCATAAAGTGCTTAACAATAGTGATGGTAAAATCGAGTTGGAAAGTAATCGTTACCCGTTTTGCTTTTATGGTGGTTACATTGACCCGAATGGAACCTCCAGCATTTTGCCATATACTCAATTCGATGAAGAGATGAACCGCTTCATTTTGAAAGTTACTGGACTGGAAACTCCTCGTGCTGAAGTTACTTTCGGAGAGTCAACAAAAATATATACATGGGAAGAACTGAAGTCAGGAATCAATCTGGCAACGGATTTTCAGGACAACCCTTTTGTCGAACCGTTTAAGCAAGTAATGAACGAAGTCGCTCGCAAGCAGGCCTTTGAAACGCAGATGATAAAAGGAATTGTGACTAACTTTCGGCAAATGCCTGGAGAATTAGCGGACGATCCTGAAGTGCAGAATGCACTGAATACAATCCGTCGCAAAATGACAGAAATTGACGATGCCGCTTACCAAAAAGCCAAATCTGCCGTCAAACCTGTTCAATATACGATTACAGTGCGACCGCTTTCATTCAATTAA
- a CDS encoding 3-keto-disaccharide hydrolase encodes MRQISLILVATVSLLSMASTLQAGEDGWVSLMDGKTFDGWKINEHPDSWKIEEGAFVCQGERSHLFYVGDDKPFKNFEFQCQVKTLPNSNGGIYFHTKYQDEGWPKGGFECQVNNTYEKDPKKTASIYAVSNILYDSPAVDNEWFDYKIIVKGNHVQTLINDKVCVDYYEPPGAQPGEGFDRVLSSGTFALQAHDPGSKVYFRDIKVKRLPE; translated from the coding sequence ATGCGACAAATCTCTCTCATCCTCGTAGCGACTGTATCTCTGTTATCGATGGCATCAACCTTGCAGGCTGGTGAGGACGGGTGGGTTTCTTTAATGGACGGAAAGACATTCGACGGCTGGAAGATCAACGAACATCCCGACAGCTGGAAAATTGAAGAGGGGGCCTTTGTGTGTCAGGGAGAACGCAGCCACCTGTTCTATGTGGGAGATGACAAACCGTTTAAGAACTTTGAATTCCAGTGCCAGGTGAAAACTCTGCCAAACAGCAATGGCGGGATTTACTTCCACACCAAATATCAGGATGAAGGCTGGCCCAAAGGAGGATTTGAATGTCAGGTGAATAACACCTACGAAAAAGACCCGAAGAAAACCGCCTCAATTTATGCCGTTTCCAACATCCTGTACGATTCCCCGGCTGTCGATAACGAATGGTTCGATTACAAAATCATCGTCAAGGGAAATCACGTGCAAACCCTCATTAACGATAAAGTCTGCGTCGATTACTACGAACCACCGGGAGCTCAACCGGGGGAAGGCTTCGACCGTGTGCTATCTTCAGGAACTTTTGCTTTGCAGGCTCACGACCCCGGCAGCAAAGTCTATTTCCGTGATATCAAAGTGAAACGCCTGCCGGAGTAG
- a CDS encoding MATE family efflux transporter gives MIDVYEVPHDESSWWRRSAGGREVLLVSLPLVISSLSWTVMTFVDRVFLKWESGAAMAAAFTASTLWFALLCLPLGICMYCATFVSQYSGNHQPAKVGPAVWQGFWVAVLLSPILMLAIPLAPFLFSLAKHEPHITALEIKYFQILCWGIPAMLIAQALSSFYSGRGKTRIVMCVDTGVALLNVVLDYVWIFGEFGFPAMGIAGAGWATVASLWVKALIYGMLVIQKKYRLDFHSFDLRLNRPLVGRLLYYGAPSGFQFVIDVLGFTCFIMLVGRLGVVEAEATSMAFSIATLAFMPIWGFAQAASILVGQHLGENRDDLSARATWTTLQVSLVYMTIVSLCYVLVPGMFLAPFFAGSESSAVDNAAWNMAINLLRFVAAYNLLDATMMIFVSAIKGAGDTPFVLKVSAIMASTMVFCSWLAVEVIHTGIYGCWGLITIWVWVLGIIYLTRFMGGKWRSMRVIEPIVVEPELLEQNAAVLN, from the coding sequence ATGATTGATGTTTACGAAGTCCCTCACGATGAATCGTCCTGGTGGCGCAGGTCGGCTGGGGGGCGTGAGGTTCTGCTAGTTTCGCTGCCGCTGGTGATCTCCTCGCTCTCTTGGACGGTGATGACATTTGTCGATCGAGTCTTCCTGAAGTGGGAATCGGGAGCAGCGATGGCGGCTGCTTTTACTGCATCGACTTTGTGGTTTGCTCTGCTCTGCCTGCCGCTCGGGATTTGTATGTATTGTGCGACGTTTGTTTCGCAGTATTCGGGGAATCATCAGCCCGCAAAAGTTGGCCCAGCCGTCTGGCAAGGATTCTGGGTCGCTGTTTTGCTCAGTCCGATATTAATGCTGGCGATCCCGCTGGCTCCGTTTCTGTTTTCTCTGGCGAAACACGAACCTCACATCACGGCTCTGGAAATCAAATACTTTCAGATCCTGTGCTGGGGTATTCCCGCGATGCTGATTGCTCAGGCACTCTCATCATTCTATTCCGGCCGCGGCAAAACGCGGATTGTGATGTGTGTCGATACGGGCGTTGCTTTGTTGAATGTTGTGTTGGATTACGTCTGGATCTTCGGCGAATTCGGCTTTCCTGCGATGGGAATTGCAGGAGCCGGCTGGGCGACGGTTGCCTCGTTGTGGGTGAAAGCGCTGATTTACGGGATGCTGGTCATTCAGAAAAAATATCGACTCGATTTTCATTCGTTTGACCTCCGTTTGAATCGGCCCTTGGTTGGGCGATTGTTGTACTATGGTGCTCCCAGCGGTTTTCAATTCGTGATCGATGTGCTCGGCTTCACCTGCTTTATCATGCTGGTCGGACGGCTCGGCGTCGTCGAAGCGGAAGCGACGAGTATGGCGTTCAGCATTGCAACACTGGCGTTCATGCCGATCTGGGGATTTGCTCAGGCGGCCAGCATTCTGGTGGGACAACATCTGGGAGAAAACCGGGACGACTTGAGTGCCCGCGCGACCTGGACCACTCTGCAGGTCAGTCTGGTTTATATGACGATCGTCTCGCTTTGTTATGTGCTTGTGCCCGGCATGTTCCTGGCTCCCTTTTTTGCAGGATCGGAATCGTCAGCCGTCGATAATGCGGCCTGGAATATGGCAATTAATCTGCTGCGATTCGTCGCCGCTTATAATCTGCTTGATGCGACGATGATGATTTTCGTCAGTGCCATAAAAGGCGCGGGCGATACGCCGTTTGTTCTGAAAGTCAGCGCGATCATGGCCAGCACGATGGTGTTCTGCAGCTGGCTGGCCGTGGAAGTGATTCACACCGGCATCTATGGCTGCTGGGGATTGATCACGATCTGGGTCTGGGTTCTGGGAATCATTTATCTAACAAGATTCATGGGCGGCAAATGGCGTTCGATGCGAGTCATCGAGCCAATTGTTGTCGAACCGGAACTTCTGGAGCAGAACGCTGCGGTTTTGAATTAA
- a CDS encoding prolyl oligopeptidase family serine peptidase, whose translation MQKLQYRSLLFAITLSLLGSLTSSVRADGPQDNIPGEVRAVPPVGISLSKQDHQELTTGIDQLDGMIEQLRKRKDARTPALLPDVEIFARALRQNIEHSELYSDNEVKAAKSVLAEGKRRAEALLEGDAPWTTQTGLVVRGYRSRIDNTVQPYGLEIPHNYSFGHNDKFRLDLWFHGRGEKTLETSFINQRMNRRGQYQPANTFILHPYGRYSNAFKFAGEVDVLEALEHAKQNYRIDEHRIAVRGFSMGGAGCWQMAVHYPDLFFAANPGAGFAETPEFLKSFQQETLNPTWYEQKLWRMYDCTDNALNLYQLPVVAYSGELDIQKQAADIMEQALAKENMRLTHIIGPETKHAIHPESNKIITAKLDILAEHVSLDPPQQLRFITHTLKYNKLHWLTVTGLEQHWEPSRVYAELVPENKRILVSVQGVTGLELNFPAGTCPFPLDQKIEIHLTTKYQSRPSLHKQILELDRPGTDRSWSCSLRWAGRQWVQQSVEPTGLKKKHNLQGPVDDAFMESFTVVSPTGTSWQDQVGDWASSEQEHFVQEWRRHFRGDAVVVDDTKLTDDKIANSNLILFGDPSSNQYLAKIIDRLPLEWTEEKLLFKGKSYDPAIHAPILIFPNPENPSRYIVLNSGFTYREYAYLNNARQVPKLPDWSIINLNTKPNALWPGQVVEAGFFDEYWR comes from the coding sequence ATGCAAAAACTACAATACCGCTCGCTGTTGTTTGCCATCACCCTTTCCTTACTCGGTTCCCTGACGTCTTCGGTTCGTGCTGATGGACCTCAAGATAATATCCCGGGCGAAGTCCGAGCCGTACCACCGGTGGGAATATCACTGAGTAAACAGGACCATCAGGAATTGACGACAGGCATCGATCAACTCGATGGAATGATCGAGCAATTGCGAAAACGAAAAGATGCCCGCACCCCGGCTCTCCTCCCAGATGTTGAAATCTTCGCACGAGCCTTGCGACAGAATATCGAACACTCGGAACTCTATTCGGATAACGAAGTTAAAGCGGCCAAATCGGTTTTAGCAGAGGGAAAGCGTCGAGCAGAGGCGTTGCTGGAAGGGGATGCTCCCTGGACAACTCAAACCGGACTGGTCGTTCGCGGATATCGATCTCGCATCGATAACACCGTTCAACCGTACGGCCTCGAAATTCCTCACAATTATTCGTTCGGACACAACGACAAGTTCAGACTCGATCTCTGGTTTCATGGTCGCGGTGAAAAAACGCTCGAAACGAGTTTCATCAACCAGCGGATGAACCGTCGCGGACAATATCAGCCCGCTAACACGTTCATACTGCATCCCTACGGACGCTACAGCAACGCCTTCAAGTTCGCAGGCGAAGTCGATGTGCTCGAAGCTCTTGAACATGCGAAACAGAATTACCGGATCGATGAACATCGGATAGCCGTTCGCGGGTTTTCGATGGGCGGTGCAGGCTGCTGGCAAATGGCGGTCCACTATCCCGATCTCTTCTTCGCCGCCAACCCGGGAGCAGGTTTTGCCGAAACTCCCGAGTTCCTGAAATCCTTCCAGCAGGAGACGCTCAATCCGACCTGGTACGAACAAAAACTCTGGCGAATGTACGACTGCACGGATAACGCTCTCAATCTTTATCAGTTACCCGTGGTTGCTTATAGCGGAGAACTCGATATTCAAAAGCAGGCCGCAGATATTATGGAACAGGCGCTCGCAAAAGAGAATATGCGACTCACGCACATCATCGGTCCGGAAACCAAACATGCGATTCATCCCGAATCGAACAAGATCATCACCGCAAAACTGGACATTCTCGCAGAACACGTTTCGCTCGATCCTCCCCAACAATTACGATTCATCACGCACACATTGAAGTACAACAAACTGCACTGGCTCACCGTCACCGGACTGGAACAGCATTGGGAACCGTCCCGCGTCTATGCCGAACTCGTACCCGAAAACAAACGCATTCTGGTTTCCGTTCAGGGTGTCACTGGACTGGAATTAAACTTCCCGGCTGGAACGTGCCCCTTTCCGCTGGATCAGAAAATCGAAATTCATCTCACCACCAAATATCAAAGCCGTCCATCTCTGCACAAGCAAATCCTGGAGTTGGATCGCCCGGGGACAGATCGTTCCTGGTCCTGTTCCTTACGATGGGCAGGCCGTCAATGGGTTCAACAGTCAGTCGAGCCAACCGGATTAAAGAAGAAGCATAATCTGCAGGGACCAGTCGACGATGCCTTCATGGAGTCGTTTACCGTCGTCTCCCCCACCGGAACCAGCTGGCAAGATCAGGTCGGCGACTGGGCAAGCTCCGAACAAGAGCATTTCGTGCAAGAATGGCGACGCCACTTCCGCGGCGATGCCGTTGTGGTCGACGATACAAAACTGACCGACGACAAAATCGCCAACTCTAACCTCATTCTCTTCGGCGATCCCTCCAGCAATCAATATTTGGCAAAGATTATCGACCGTCTTCCACTGGAGTGGACCGAAGAGAAATTGCTATTCAAAGGCAAATCCTACGATCCAGCCATCCACGCCCCGATCCTGATTTTCCCGAACCCCGAAAACCCGAGCCGTTACATCGTCCTCAACAGCGGCTTCACCTACCGAGAATACGCCTACCTCAACAACGCCCGCCAGGTCCCCAAACTTCCCGACTGGTCAATCATTAACCTCAACACCAAACCGAATGCACTCTGGCCAGGACAAGTGGTTGAGGCAGGGTTCTTTGATGAGTATTGGCGGTGA
- the thyX gene encoding FAD-dependent thymidylate synthase has product MSEETIDLESLRWKKFPVLDDGFVCLVDVMGDDSSIVQAARVSYGEGTKRVSDDRTLIRYLLRHRHTTPFEMAEVKILVRVPMDCWRQWIRHRTANVNEYSTRYSVAIDGAQTTPVDQWRTQSTSNRQGSDRPLSEELGQQLTESELAFQKSARQLYDERLEAGVARELARKDLPLCTYTEAYWKVDLHNLLHFLALRMDSHAQLEIRQYAKTIGENIIKPLFPIAWEAFEDYRMQSMFLTRLDRGVIERLNAAAAEQKISPPYSDEQFLAAQDETWKDLKRCRERDECREKLVRLGLMTEPTDT; this is encoded by the coding sequence ATGTCGGAAGAAACGATTGATCTAGAGTCGTTACGCTGGAAAAAGTTTCCGGTCCTGGATGACGGATTTGTCTGTCTGGTCGATGTGATGGGAGATGATTCCAGCATCGTGCAGGCGGCTCGGGTCAGTTATGGTGAGGGAACGAAACGGGTTTCCGATGACCGTACACTGATCCGCTATTTGCTCCGGCATCGACACACCACGCCGTTCGAAATGGCGGAAGTCAAAATCCTTGTTCGTGTGCCGATGGACTGCTGGCGCCAATGGATTCGGCATCGAACCGCCAATGTGAATGAATACAGTACACGCTATTCAGTCGCGATTGACGGCGCGCAAACCACGCCGGTTGATCAGTGGCGAACACAGTCGACTTCAAATCGACAGGGAAGTGATCGCCCTCTTTCCGAGGAACTTGGTCAACAGCTGACGGAATCCGAACTCGCTTTTCAGAAATCGGCTCGTCAACTTTACGACGAAAGACTCGAAGCCGGCGTTGCCAGAGAGCTGGCGCGTAAAGATTTGCCGTTGTGCACATACACAGAAGCTTACTGGAAAGTCGATCTGCACAACCTGCTGCACTTTCTGGCATTGCGGATGGACTCTCATGCTCAACTGGAAATACGCCAGTATGCCAAAACGATCGGTGAAAACATCATCAAACCGCTCTTCCCGATTGCCTGGGAAGCGTTTGAAGATTATCGCATGCAGTCGATGTTCCTGACACGTCTGGATCGTGGCGTGATTGAACGGCTCAATGCGGCTGCAGCGGAGCAGAAAATTTCCCCGCCATATTCCGACGAACAATTTCTTGCGGCTCAGGATGAGACTTGGAAAGATTTGAAGCGCTGCCGGGAACGAGATGAGTGCCGTGAGAAACTGGTGCGTCTGGGATTGATGACTGAACCGACAGATACTTAA
- a CDS encoding VanZ family protein: protein MKQLSLGIFIAYSIFLLIMTHLPIEQLPPTQTSDKLLHLCAYGFQGLLVSLCLITYRPFRWRSLFYCFLGLCLFGALDEMTQALVGRLPEWLDWCADIAGISAGLAIAAVLKILKKV, encoded by the coding sequence GTGAAGCAACTCAGTTTGGGCATTTTTATTGCCTACAGTATTTTCCTGCTCATCATGACGCACTTGCCGATTGAGCAACTCCCACCTACGCAAACATCCGACAAACTTCTGCATTTATGCGCCTATGGCTTTCAGGGGCTGCTGGTCAGTCTTTGTCTGATCACCTACCGCCCGTTTCGTTGGCGTAGTCTGTTTTACTGCTTTCTGGGACTGTGTCTGTTCGGAGCGTTGGACGAAATGACACAAGCATTGGTGGGACGGCTTCCGGAATGGCTGGACTGGTGTGCGGACATCGCTGGGATTTCTGCTGGCCTGGCAATTGCGGCAGTATTGAAAATCCTGAAAAAAGTCTGA
- a CDS encoding acetyl-CoA carboxylase biotin carboxyl carrier protein, translated as MDEHSFHERIQSTPGDIDLLREYAHWLVTNKDPRGKHLIAELDVRDAKAQLIQSESDLFQMRSVRSCDFEWLDSILPLKVASPVAGKFYCAPAPDEPPFIKQGDFCFPDTIIGIVESLKVFHKIPATYSGIVDEIVVTPGASVTSGEVLIKLVRPQKPIAHGKQSN; from the coding sequence ATGGATGAACATTCATTTCATGAACGGATTCAATCAACACCCGGTGACATCGACTTACTTAGAGAATACGCGCATTGGCTGGTGACAAATAAAGACCCTCGTGGAAAACACCTGATTGCAGAACTCGATGTTCGTGATGCAAAAGCTCAATTGATCCAATCAGAATCAGATCTATTCCAAATGAGGTCTGTTCGCAGTTGTGACTTTGAGTGGCTCGATTCTATTCTGCCACTCAAAGTCGCATCGCCAGTTGCAGGCAAGTTCTATTGTGCTCCCGCTCCAGATGAGCCTCCTTTTATTAAGCAGGGCGACTTCTGTTTCCCCGACACCATCATTGGAATCGTCGAAAGTCTGAAGGTGTTCCACAAAATTCCTGCTACTTACAGCGGCATCGTAGATGAAATTGTTGTTACCCCAGGAGCATCTGTCACCTCTGGTGAAGTTCTCATAAAACTCGTACGACCACAGAAACCGATAGCTCACGGAAAACAAAGCAACTAA
- a CDS encoding TAXI family TRAP transporter solute-binding subunit, with protein sequence MRDTYSIIWLVAKWLFVVLVVGLPIVFTQWYRQYLKLPETITIASGTESGQYRWVAEELGRELTHRYGIKVSQLTTEGSGENALKVYRGKADIALYQRGTVELQQDQDGLVLGRLTSIGSLYSEVVHLVVDPDHADTPISDMQEFKIAVGPKRSGTELVAKYLLDQFHLTEQVELINMPLHEIRGAFLRDEIDAAFITAGVQAPLLEHLMKPEEDGSAVCVLTPIPFTDAICHKSGFLETYVIPQGMYDQSQAGAPSEPITTLAARAQLITSQSVSTRLIELITTVLNDPEFQRRARLNELLQGGEVFALEGLDFPLHPGSQHIYEPQLKPLLNVDFVEATEGIRSFVVSLLIAAFFLVKWIRDYRNRSQEHKLDHYIKKLLVIEHDQKFLDQNDQTDDRKRLQDMLDDVTDLRQQAMKEFTAHEINSDQAIACFVSMCHSLSDKINAKISRQRLDARLKQFASQIEKSATIK encoded by the coding sequence ATGAGAGATACTTACTCGATCATCTGGCTTGTTGCGAAGTGGTTGTTTGTAGTTCTGGTGGTGGGATTGCCGATTGTGTTTACGCAATGGTATCGGCAATATCTCAAACTTCCCGAAACAATTACGATTGCCTCCGGCACGGAAAGCGGGCAGTACCGCTGGGTTGCTGAGGAGTTGGGACGAGAGTTGACTCATCGCTATGGGATCAAAGTTTCCCAGCTAACGACGGAAGGTTCGGGCGAGAATGCGCTGAAGGTTTATCGTGGCAAAGCGGACATTGCTCTTTATCAGCGAGGGACCGTTGAACTGCAGCAGGATCAGGATGGTTTGGTTCTGGGACGATTAACTTCCATTGGCAGCCTTTACTCGGAAGTTGTGCATCTGGTTGTTGATCCAGATCATGCAGATACGCCGATTTCTGACATGCAGGAGTTTAAAATTGCCGTTGGGCCTAAACGGTCAGGCACAGAGTTGGTCGCGAAATACCTGCTGGATCAATTCCATCTGACAGAACAGGTAGAGCTGATCAATATGCCACTTCATGAAATTCGGGGGGCATTTCTGCGGGATGAAATTGATGCTGCGTTTATCACGGCTGGAGTCCAGGCTCCCCTGCTGGAACACCTGATGAAGCCAGAGGAGGATGGTTCAGCCGTTTGCGTACTGACGCCGATACCATTTACGGATGCCATTTGTCACAAATCCGGGTTTCTGGAAACTTATGTCATTCCGCAGGGAATGTACGATCAATCGCAGGCGGGAGCACCGAGTGAACCGATTACAACGTTGGCTGCTCGCGCTCAGTTGATCACTTCTCAATCCGTTTCCACACGATTGATTGAACTGATCACAACCGTTTTGAACGATCCTGAATTTCAACGTCGAGCCCGATTAAATGAATTGCTGCAGGGGGGAGAAGTCTTTGCACTTGAAGGTCTCGACTTCCCGTTACATCCGGGATCCCAGCACATTTATGAGCCTCAATTGAAGCCGCTGTTGAATGTTGACTTTGTCGAAGCAACCGAGGGGATTCGTTCCTTTGTTGTCTCACTGCTGATTGCTGCGTTCTTCCTCGTGAAATGGATTCGAGATTATCGCAATCGTAGTCAGGAACATAAGCTCGATCATTACATTAAGAAGCTGCTCGTGATTGAGCATGATCAGAAATTTCTGGATCAGAATGACCAGACCGATGATCGGAAACGCTTGCAGGATATGCTCGACGATGTGACCGATTTACGACAGCAGGCGATGAAGGAATTCACCGCTCATGAAATCAACTCCGATCAGGCGATCGCCTGTTTCGTTTCGATGTGCCATTCGTTGAGCGATAAAATCAATGCGAAAATCTCCCGCCAGCGACTCGATGCTCGACTCAAGCAATTTGCTTCTCAGATTGAAAAATCAGCCACAATAAAATGA